In Solanum stenotomum isolate F172 chromosome 6, ASM1918654v1, whole genome shotgun sequence, one DNA window encodes the following:
- the LOC125866707 gene encoding peroxidase P7-like translates to MASSKNNTMVFSFLLVTLLIGSSSAQLSTSFYSKSCPKLYQTVKSTVQSAIQKETRMGASLLRLFFHDCFVNGCDGSLLLDDTSSFTGEKRAAPNVNSVRGFEVIDNIKSAVEKACPGVVSCADILAVTARDSVVIVGGPNWNVKLGRRDARTASQGAANSSIPASTSNLNRLISSFSAVGLSTKDMVALSGAHTIGQARCTTFRARIYNETNSIDSSFARTRQNSCPRNSGSGDNNLAPLDLQTPSKFDNNYFKNLVNKKGLLHSDQQLFNGGSADSIVRSYINNPSSFNSDFVTAMIKMGDIRPLTGSNGEIRKNCRRRN, encoded by the exons ATGGcttcttcaaaaaataatactatggttttttcatttttgcttGTGACCTTACTAATTGGAAGTTCATCAGCACAACTTTCAACTAGTTTTTACTCAAAATCATGTCCTAAACTTTATCAAACTGTGAAATCAACAGTGCAATCAGCTATCCAAAAAGAAACCCGAATGGGCGCTTCGCTTCTTAGGCTTTTCTTCCATGATTGTTTCGTTAAC ggATGTGATGGATCACTACTCCTTGATGACACATCAAGCTTTACTGGAGAAAAAAGGGCTGCTCCAAATGTGAATTCTGTTAGAGGATTTGAAGTCATTGACAACATCAAATCTGCTGTAGAAAAAGCATGCCCAGGCGTTGTTTCTTGTGCTGATATTTTAGCTGTTACGGCTCGTGATTCTGTTGTCATT GTTGGAGGGCCTAATTGGAATGTAAAATTGGGCAGAAGAGATGCCAGGACTGCAAGCCAAGGTGCTGCCAACAGCAGCATTCCAGCTTCTACTTCTAACCTAAATAGACTCATCTCAAGTTTTAGTGCTGTTGGCCTTTCTACCAAGGATATGGTTGCCTTATCTG GTGCTCACACAATTGGACAAGCAAGATGCACAACATTTAGGGCACGTATATACAATGAGACCAACAGCATAGATTCATCATTTGCAAGAACAAGGCAAAATAGTTGTCCAAGAAACTCAGGATCAGGTGACAACAACTTAGCGCCTCTAGATCTTCAAACACCTTCGAAATTCGATAACAATTACTTCAAGAATCTTGTGAATAAAAAGGGTCTTCTACATTCCGATCAACAATTATTCAATGGGGGATCTGCTGATTCGATCGTTAGGTCTTACATCAATAATCCTAGTAGTTTCAACTCTGATTTTGTGACTGCTATGATCAAGATGGGCGATATTCGTCCACTTACGGGATCGAATGGTGAAATTAGGAAGAATTGTCGTAGAAGAAATTAA